Proteins from a genomic interval of Papaver somniferum cultivar HN1 chromosome 4, ASM357369v1, whole genome shotgun sequence:
- the LOC113273669 gene encoding uncharacterized protein LOC113273669 isoform X1, with protein MHNLYPEQTQFINVKKITSELGELIAYNDPITHQNGYSSMSIRLRIDLSQPLIFGLPAPNNHHGVNWIAFQFLELPRLFCNCCNRLGHVVEDCTDIYILSQQRMQSPDSPLPPPPHNTPEPEDNYTDEERFNVDIDVPDSDWSDWSLEVHHSPVSSGQNQSAISFSEGDLDFEGYNQRGFNSHMSTDSNSNNINISSSSADDSVQAAQPIQLEEESTLPQQNHDLSPVNFLTSDIHIDFALVSDSSSSSQNSRPMPEKIEP; from the coding sequence ATGCATAATTTGTATCCTGAGCAAACTCAGTTTATCAATGTCAAGAAAATCACTTCAGAACTAGGAGAACTTATTGCATACAATGACCCTATCACTCATCAAAATGGTTACAGCAGCATGAGTATTAGGTTAAGAATTGATTTATCTCAACCTCTGATTTTTGGTTTACCAGCCCCAAATAATCATCATGGTGTTAACTGGATTGCTTTCCAGTTCTTAGAGCTCCCTAGGCTGTTTTGCAACTGCTGTAACAGGTTGGGCCATGTTGTGGAAGATTGCACAGACATTTATATTCTCTCCCAGCAAAGAATGCAATCACCAGATTCTCCTCTTCCTCCACCTCCCCATAACACTCCTGAACCTGAAGACAACTACACTGATGAAGAGAGATTTAATGTGGATATTGATGTTCCAGACTCTGATTGGAGTGACTGGAGTTTGGAGGTCCACCATTCACCTGTTTCCTCAGGCCAAAATCAATCTGCCATTTCTTTTTCGGAGGGAGATCTTGATTTTGAAGGCTATAACCAAAGGGGATTTAATTCTCATATGTCCACAGATTCTAATAGCAATAATATCAACATCTCCAGCAGTTCAGCAGATGATTCAGTACAAGCTGCACAGCCgatacaactagaagaagaatcaACTCTTCCGCAGCAAAATCATGATCTTAGTCCAGTCAATTTCCTAACCTCAGACATCCATATAGATTTTGCACTGGTTTCTGACTCATCTTCAAGCTCTCAAAATTCTAGACCAATGCCTGAAAAGATTGAACCCTGA
- the LOC113273669 gene encoding uncharacterized protein LOC113273669 isoform X2, which translates to MQSPDSPLPPPPHNTPEPEDNYTDEERFNVDIDVPDSDWSDWSLEVHHSPVSSGQNQSAISFSEGDLDFEGYNQRGFNSHMSTDSNSNNINISSSSADDSVQAAQPIQLEEESTLPQQNHDLSPVNFLTSDIHIDFALVSDSSSSSQNSRPMPEKIEP; encoded by the coding sequence ATGCAATCACCAGATTCTCCTCTTCCTCCACCTCCCCATAACACTCCTGAACCTGAAGACAACTACACTGATGAAGAGAGATTTAATGTGGATATTGATGTTCCAGACTCTGATTGGAGTGACTGGAGTTTGGAGGTCCACCATTCACCTGTTTCCTCAGGCCAAAATCAATCTGCCATTTCTTTTTCGGAGGGAGATCTTGATTTTGAAGGCTATAACCAAAGGGGATTTAATTCTCATATGTCCACAGATTCTAATAGCAATAATATCAACATCTCCAGCAGTTCAGCAGATGATTCAGTACAAGCTGCACAGCCgatacaactagaagaagaatcaACTCTTCCGCAGCAAAATCATGATCTTAGTCCAGTCAATTTCCTAACCTCAGACATCCATATAGATTTTGCACTGGTTTCTGACTCATCTTCAAGCTCTCAAAATTCTAGACCAATGCCTGAAAAGATTGAACCCTGA
- the LOC113275035 gene encoding pentatricopeptide repeat-containing protein At2g20540-like encodes MSPIKQTKEMIESHVRKSLGRLIDECKNLKHLKQIHAHILVSPNLPIHQHYFLITRLLFITTTVFSSNDSYHYAINIFNHIEKPNPFVYNTMIRAHSGNIHSGVGNSCMILYKEMLENGIKPDYLTYPFLIKGCTNQVDDRMGRIVHGHVFKNGFTIDLFVQNSVINFYSKFEDLGNAVKVFDEMLHRDIVSWNSLLSGYLRCGDLESALGVFRVMEERSVFSWNSIITGFVQGGRAIEALEFFHEMQVLGEDRVSPDEVTIASVISACASIGALDQGKWVHSYLKRSGLESDIVIRTALVDMYGKCGCLENAVAIFREMGEKDVLAWTAMISVFALYGLGNEAFDLFEEMKMEGVKPNNVTFVGLLSACAHSGLVEKGRWCFEIMREVYFIKPQVQHYACMVDLLGRAALFEEAEDIIRSMPMEPDVYVWGALLGSCRMHGNVELGERVSSYLIKMEPQNHAFYVVLSDIYAKAHRFDDVKRIRVAMEERGIKKIVPGCSKIEIDGSIHEFSVRGCPVTMMKEIEMVLTGVMTGEI; translated from the coding sequence ATGTCGCCTATCAAACAAACTAAAGAAATGATAGAGTCTCATGTGAGAAAATCTCTTGGTAGATTAATTGATGAATGCAAGAACTTAAAACATCTAAAACAAATCCATGCACACATTTTAGTTTCTCCAAACTTACCCATTCATCAACATTACTTTCTCATTACTAGACTCCTTTTCATCACCACCACTGTCTTCTCATCTAATGACTCTTACCATTACGCAATCAACATTTTCAATCACATCGAAAAGCCTAATCCGTTTGTATACAACACTATGATTAGAGCTCATAGTGGTAATATTCATTCCGGGGTTGGAAATTCATGCATGATTCTATACAAAGAAATGCTTGAAAATGGGATTAAGCCTGATTATCTTACATACCCTTTCTTAATTAAGGGATGTACTAATCAGGTTGATGATAGAATGGGTAGAATTGTTCATGGTCATGTGTTTAAGAATGGGTTTACTATAGATTTGTTTGTACAGAATTCTGTTATCAATTTTTATTCGAAATTTGAGGATTTGGGTAATGCTGTAAAAGTGTTTGATGAAATGTTGCATAGAGATATTGTTTCTTGGAACTCTCTGCTTTCTGGGTATTTGCGTTGTGGAGATTTGGAATCTGCATTGGGGGTGTTtagggtgatggaggagaggagTGTGTTTTCTTGGAATTCGATAATTACCGGGTTTGTACAAGGAGGTAGGGCAATTGAGGCtttggagttttttcatgaaatgcaGGTTCTGGGAGAAGATAGGGTAAGTCCAGATGAGGTAACAATTGCTAGTGTTATTTCGGCTTGTGCTTCTATTGGTGCGCTAGATCAGGGGAAATGGGTGCACAGTTACTTGAAAAGGAGTGGGTTAGAGAGTGATATCGTGATTAGAACTGCACTTGTGGATATGTATGGAAAATGTGGTTGTTTAGAAAATGCAGTTGCCATCTTTAGAGAGATGGGGGAAAAAGATGTACTTGCATGGACGGCTATGATTTCGGTGTTTGCTCTATATGGACTTGGGAATGAAGCTTTTGATCTATTTGAAGAGATGAAAATGGAAGGGGTAAAGCCAAATAATGTTACGTTTGTTGGGTTGTTATCAGCTTGTGCTCATTCAGGGCTAGTAGAGAAGGGTCGGTGGTGTTTTGAGATAATGAGAGAAGTTTACTTCATTAAGCCACAGGTTCAACATTATGCTTGCATGGTTGATTTACTTGGTCGAGCTGCACTGTTTGAAGAGGCCGAGGATATTATTAGAAGCATGCCAATGGAACCAGATGTCTATGTTTGGGGTGCGTTGCTTGGAAGTTGCCGGATGCATGGAAATGTAGAGTTAGGAGAGAGGGTTTCTTCGTATCTTATTAAGATGGAGCCTCAAAACCATGCTTTTTATGTGGTCTTGTCTGACATATATGCAAAAGCTCATAGGTTCGATGATGTCAAACGCATTAGAGTCGCTATGGAGGAGAGAGGGATTAAAAAGATAGTACCTGGTTGTAGTAAGATCGAAATAGATGGCAGCATTCATGAATTCTCAGTGCGTGGATGTCCTGTAACTATGATGAAGGAGATAGAAATGGTTCTTACTGGAGTGATGACTGGTGAGATTTGA